One window of the Chryseobacterium sp. CY350 genome contains the following:
- a CDS encoding bifunctional aconitate hydratase 2/2-methylisocitrate dehydratase, whose amino-acid sequence MNIYQDYIQEIEERKTQGLHPKPIDAAELLSAIITQIKDKNNEYRADSLKFFIYNTLPGTTPAASVKAQFLKEIILGESVLEEISPAFAFELLSHMKGGPSIEVLLDLALGNDANIAKEAANVLKTQVFLYEADTDRLKEAFHNGNEIAKEIIESYAQADFFTKLPEAPEEIKVVTYIAGEGDISTDLLSPGNQAHSRSDRELHGLCMMTPEAQKEIQALQAQHPDKSVMLIAEKGTMGVGSSRMSGVNNVALWTGKQASPYIPFVNIAPIVAGTNGISPIFLTTVDVTGGIGIDLQNWVKKLDAEGNVIRNENNEPILEEVYSVATGTVLTINTKTKKLYNGDQELKDISKSFTPQKMEFIKAGGSYAIVFGKKLQTWASGILGIEIPLVYAPSKEITKEGVGLTAVEKIFNKNAVGLAPGKVLHAGSDVRVEVNIVGSQDTTGLMTAQELESMAATVISPIVDGAYQSGCHTASVWDKKAQANIPRLMKFMNDFGLITARDPKGEYHAMTDVIHKVLNDITIDEWAIIIGGDSHTRMSKGVAFGADSGTVALALATGEASMPIPESVKVTFKGDMKHHMDFRDVVHATQLQMLQQFGGENVFQGRIIEVHIGTLPADQAFTFTDWTAEMKAKASICISEDDTLIESLEIAKGRIQIMIDKGMDNHNQVLQGLINKANKRITEIKSGEKPALTPDSNASYYAEVVVDLDMIVEPMIADPDVNNEDVSKRYTHDTIRDLTYYGGDKKVDLGFVGSCMVHKGDLKIVSQMLRNIEKRDGKVEFLAPLVVAAPTYNIIDELKAEGDWELLEKYSGFEFDDNAPKGAARVEYKNMMYLERPGCNLCMGNQEKAEKGDTVLATSTRLFQGRVVEDSERKKGESLLASTPVVVLSAIMGRIPNIAEYKAAVEGIDLTTFVPSIKELVTVGH is encoded by the coding sequence ATGAATATTTATCAGGATTACATCCAAGAGATTGAAGAAAGAAAAACTCAGGGTCTTCACCCGAAACCAATTGATGCTGCAGAACTTTTAAGCGCTATCATTACACAAATAAAGGATAAAAATAACGAATACAGAGCAGACTCTCTGAAATTTTTTATCTACAACACTTTACCGGGTACAACTCCCGCGGCAAGTGTGAAAGCTCAATTTTTAAAAGAAATCATTTTAGGTGAATCCGTATTAGAAGAAATATCTCCGGCTTTTGCATTTGAGTTATTATCTCACATGAAAGGCGGTCCTTCGATCGAGGTATTGTTGGATTTAGCTTTAGGTAATGATGCTAATATTGCTAAAGAAGCTGCAAACGTTCTAAAAACTCAGGTTTTCCTTTACGAAGCTGACACTGATCGTTTAAAAGAAGCATTCCACAACGGTAACGAAATCGCAAAAGAAATTATTGAAAGCTACGCACAGGCAGACTTCTTTACAAAACTTCCCGAAGCTCCGGAAGAAATTAAAGTGGTTACTTATATTGCTGGTGAAGGTGATATTTCTACCGATTTATTGTCTCCGGGAAATCAGGCGCACTCAAGATCAGACCGTGAACTTCATGGTTTATGCATGATGACTCCTGAAGCTCAGAAAGAAATTCAGGCTTTGCAGGCACAACATCCTGACAAAAGTGTCATGTTGATCGCTGAAAAAGGTACAATGGGTGTTGGATCATCCAGAATGTCTGGTGTAAACAACGTTGCACTTTGGACAGGTAAGCAGGCAAGCCCTTATATTCCATTCGTAAATATTGCTCCGATTGTAGCGGGAACAAACGGTATTTCTCCGATTTTCCTGACTACGGTTGATGTAACCGGTGGAATTGGCATCGACCTTCAGAACTGGGTGAAAAAGCTGGATGCAGAAGGTAATGTGATCCGTAACGAAAACAACGAACCTATTCTTGAGGAAGTTTATTCTGTAGCAACCGGAACTGTTCTTACGATTAATACAAAGACTAAAAAATTATACAACGGCGATCAGGAATTGAAAGATATTTCCAAATCATTTACGCCGCAAAAGATGGAATTCATCAAAGCGGGTGGTTCTTACGCTATCGTTTTTGGTAAAAAATTGCAGACTTGGGCTTCAGGGATTTTAGGAATTGAAATTCCTTTGGTTTACGCTCCATCAAAAGAAATTACAAAAGAAGGTGTTGGTCTTACGGCTGTTGAAAAAATATTTAATAAAAATGCTGTTGGTTTAGCTCCTGGAAAAGTTTTGCATGCTGGTTCAGATGTAAGAGTTGAGGTAAACATTGTTGGTTCACAAGATACAACCGGTTTGATGACTGCTCAGGAATTAGAATCTATGGCTGCGACGGTGATTTCTCCAATCGTTGATGGTGCGTACCAATCTGGATGTCACACTGCTTCGGTTTGGGATAAAAAAGCTCAGGCAAACATTCCTAGATTGATGAAATTCATGAATGATTTCGGTTTGATCACTGCAAGAGACCCGAAAGGCGAATATCACGCAATGACTGACGTTATTCACAAAGTACTAAATGATATTACGATTGACGAATGGGCAATCATCATTGGTGGAGATTCACACACAAGAATGTCAAAAGGTGTTGCTTTTGGAGCTGACTCAGGAACGGTAGCTTTGGCTTTAGCGACTGGTGAAGCATCAATGCCAATCCCGGAATCTGTGAAAGTGACTTTCAAAGGCGATATGAAACACCACATGGATTTCCGTGATGTGGTACACGCAACTCAATTACAAATGCTTCAGCAGTTTGGAGGAGAAAATGTTTTCCAGGGTAGAATTATTGAGGTTCACATCGGAACACTTCCTGCTGATCAGGCATTTACATTCACAGACTGGACTGCAGAAATGAAAGCAAAAGCGTCAATCTGTATTTCTGAAGACGATACTTTGATCGAATCATTGGAAATTGCAAAAGGCAGAATCCAAATCATGATCGACAAAGGAATGGATAATCACAATCAGGTTCTTCAGGGATTAATCAACAAAGCGAACAAGAGAATTACAGAGATCAAATCTGGTGAAAAACCGGCTTTAACTCCGGATTCAAATGCAAGTTATTATGCAGAAGTAGTTGTTGATCTAGACATGATTGTTGAGCCAATGATCGCTGACCCAGATGTAAACAACGAAGATGTTTCTAAAAGATATACGCACGACACGATCAGAGACCTTACTTATTATGGAGGTGACAAAAAAGTTGATCTTGGTTTCGTAGGATCATGTATGGTTCACAAAGGCGATTTAAAAATCGTTTCTCAAATGCTAAGAAATATCGAAAAAAGAGACGGTAAAGTTGAGTTCTTGGCACCACTTGTTGTTGCAGCTCCTACTTACAACATCATCGATGAGCTAAAAGCTGAAGGTGACTGGGAATTGTTAGAGAAATATTCAGGTTTTGAATTTGACGACAATGCTCCAAAAGGTGCAGCACGTGTTGAGTACAAAAACATGATGTATCTTGAGCGTCCGGGATGTAATCTTTGTATGGGTAACCAGGAAAAAGCTGAGAAAGGAGATACTGTTTTAGCAACTTCTACCAGACTTTTCCAGGGAAGAGTAGTTGAAGATTCTGAGCGCAAAAAAGGAGAATCTTTATTGGCATCAACTCCTGTTGTTGTGCTTTCAGCAATTATGGGTAGAATTCCTAATATTGCAGAGTACAAAGCAGCAGTTGAAGGTATTGACTTAACGACTTTTGTTCCATCTATCAAAGAATTGGTTACCGTTGGTCACTAA
- a CDS encoding aconitate hydratase translates to MTFDIDMIKKVYERYPERIAAARQITGKPLTLSEKILYTHLWEGNATKEHERGNSYVDFAPDRVAMQDATAQMALLQFMQAGKPKVAVPSTAHADHLIQARVGAESDLQEGINKNSEVFNFLGSVCDKYGIGFWKPGAGIIHQVVLENYAFPGGMMIGTDSHTVNAGGLGMVAIGVGGADAVDVMAGMAWELKMPKLIGVKLTGKMSGWTSAKDVILKVAGILTVKGGTGCIVEYFGEGAQSLSATGKGTICNMGAEVGATTSTFGYDDSMRRYLASTGRQDVVDAADQVAEHLTGDAEVYANPEQYFDQVIEINLSELAPHLNGPFTPDLATPVSEFREKAVANGWPIEVEWALIGSCTNSSYEDLSRAASIVEDAVAKGVKPKAILGINPGSEQVKFTAERDGFLDSFRKFENARIFTNACGPCIGQWDREGADKGEKNSIIHSFNRNFAKRADGNPNTHAFVASPEMVAAIAISGRLDFNPITDTLTAENGEQIKLNEPSGSELPSRGFDVGDNGYQAPSEDGSNVEVKVSPTSDRLQLLEEFPAWDGKNITGARVLIKAFGKCTTDHISMAGPWLKYRGHLDNISNNMLIGAVNAYNMETNKVKNQLDGTYGEVPAVQRAYKAAGIPSIVVGDQNYGEGSSREHAAMEPRHLGVKAVLVKSFARIHETNLKKQGMLGLTFADEADYDKIQEDDVVNFLDLDQFAPGKQLTLEFIHTDGTKDIVLANHTYNDQQIDWFKAGSALNLIKQQEN, encoded by the coding sequence ATGACTTTCGACATTGACATGATCAAAAAAGTGTACGAACGTTATCCTGAACGTATTGCAGCAGCAAGACAAATTACAGGAAAACCGTTGACGCTTTCAGAAAAAATTCTTTACACACACCTGTGGGAAGGAAACGCAACAAAAGAACATGAAAGAGGAAATTCTTATGTGGATTTCGCTCCGGACAGAGTGGCGATGCAGGATGCAACGGCTCAGATGGCTCTTTTACAATTTATGCAAGCCGGGAAACCTAAAGTTGCCGTGCCTTCAACCGCTCACGCAGATCACCTGATTCAGGCGAGAGTAGGCGCAGAATCAGATTTACAGGAAGGTATTAATAAGAACTCTGAGGTTTTCAACTTCTTGGGTTCTGTTTGTGATAAATACGGAATCGGTTTCTGGAAACCGGGAGCCGGAATTATCCACCAGGTTGTTTTAGAAAATTACGCATTCCCGGGAGGAATGATGATCGGAACTGACTCACATACTGTAAACGCAGGAGGATTAGGAATGGTTGCCATCGGAGTTGGTGGTGCAGATGCCGTTGATGTAATGGCAGGAATGGCCTGGGAATTGAAAATGCCTAAATTAATCGGTGTAAAATTGACCGGTAAAATGTCTGGCTGGACTTCCGCAAAAGATGTTATCCTGAAAGTAGCAGGAATTCTTACCGTGAAAGGCGGAACAGGCTGTATCGTAGAATATTTCGGAGAAGGAGCTCAGTCTCTTTCTGCAACCGGAAAAGGCACAATCTGTAATATGGGAGCTGAGGTTGGTGCTACCACTTCGACTTTCGGATATGACGATTCTATGAGAAGATATCTGGCTTCAACAGGAAGACAGGATGTGGTAGATGCTGCCGATCAAGTTGCTGAACATTTGACAGGTGATGCAGAAGTTTATGCAAATCCGGAACAATACTTTGATCAGGTTATTGAAATCAATTTATCTGAATTGGCTCCTCATTTGAACGGACCTTTTACACCAGATTTAGCAACTCCAGTATCAGAATTCAGAGAAAAAGCAGTCGCAAACGGATGGCCAATTGAAGTAGAATGGGCACTGATCGGTTCTTGTACCAACTCTTCGTATGAAGATTTATCAAGAGCTGCTTCTATTGTTGAAGATGCAGTTGCAAAAGGAGTAAAACCTAAAGCAATTTTAGGTATCAATCCAGGTTCAGAACAGGTAAAATTCACTGCAGAAAGAGACGGATTCTTAGATTCTTTCAGAAAATTTGAAAATGCAAGAATTTTCACCAACGCCTGCGGACCTTGTATCGGGCAGTGGGATAGAGAAGGCGCTGATAAAGGCGAAAAAAATTCAATCATTCACTCTTTCAACAGAAACTTTGCGAAAAGAGCAGATGGAAACCCGAATACTCACGCATTCGTAGCTTCACCGGAAATGGTGGCAGCGATTGCAATTTCAGGAAGATTAGATTTTAATCCAATTACCGATACTTTAACAGCTGAAAACGGCGAGCAGATAAAATTAAATGAACCAAGCGGCTCTGAGTTACCTTCAAGAGGTTTTGACGTTGGAGACAATGGTTATCAAGCGCCATCAGAAGATGGGTCAAATGTTGAAGTAAAAGTAAGTCCAACTTCTGACAGACTTCAGTTATTGGAAGAATTCCCTGCTTGGGATGGTAAAAATATTACGGGAGCGAGAGTTTTAATTAAAGCGTTCGGAAAATGTACGACTGACCACATTTCAATGGCCGGACCGTGGCTGAAATACAGAGGACATTTAGATAATATTTCAAATAACATGTTGATCGGAGCTGTAAATGCCTACAACATGGAAACCAACAAAGTGAAAAACCAGTTAGACGGCACTTATGGTGAAGTTCCTGCTGTACAGAGAGCTTACAAAGCTGCGGGAATTCCTTCTATTGTTGTGGGAGATCAGAACTATGGTGAAGGTTCTTCAAGAGAACACGCCGCGATGGAACCGAGACATCTTGGTGTAAAAGCGGTTCTTGTAAAATCGTTCGCAAGAATTCATGAGACCAATCTGAAAAAACAGGGAATGCTGGGATTGACTTTCGCTGATGAAGCAGATTATGATAAAATTCAGGAAGATGATGTGGTCAATTTCCTTGATTTGGATCAGTTTGCTCCGGGAAAACAACTGACTTTAGAATTCATTCACACAGACGGAACGAAAGACATTGTTTTGGCAAATCACACGTATAACGATCAGCAGATTGATTGGTTTAAAGCAGGTTCTGCCTTAAATTTGATTAAGCAACAGGAGAATTAA
- a CDS encoding Eco57I restriction-modification methylase domain-containing protein encodes MPLFQKTIINKYLKTQNTKELQQKWEVFHQHFHNPVIQENIRNSKEEQYQGEFLIDLFVNVLGYIKNPVPDFNLTTEYKNVKDSKKADGAIVINSKVAGIIELKGTNTTDLSKIEDQAFGYKNNQKDCKYVITSNFEKLRFYIDNAIEHLEFNLFELTQEDFELLYLCLAFQNISADIPAKIKEESLSQEDVITKKLYKDYSLFKRELFQNLLVLNPEIDQLELFKKSQKLLDRFLFLFFGEDSGLLPPNSVRMILEQWDKLRDLDEYVPLYDRFRKYFTYLNTGFKGKQFDVFAYNGGLFKPDEILDTIKINDQILYTHTLKLAEYDFESEVDVNILGHIFENSLNEIDEIKAQLAGEVIDKSKTKRKKDGVFYTPKYITKYIVENTVGKLCTEKKAEIKIVDEEYFTDKKRQTKTKEALLLKLKTYRDWLLQITIIDPACGSGAFLNEALNFLMAEHQYLDELETKLLGGGFVFPNIENSILENNLFGVDLNEESVEIAKLSLWLRTAQPYRKLNDLNNNIKCGNSLIDNPAIAGDKAFNWEQEFPQVFVKGGFDVVIGNPPYGAYLNDFEKLYLESTFSVFEYQVNTYVLFYEQGIKILKQNGLLGFITPATFLSQFYFRKLRNFLQQFCLLSIAKYSYEVFNDADIGDAVSWIMKKSSENIKVEISNFKNLHEAVEAKIDLFEINDIINEDKTYNINSGLLNFSKFKNAEFVDLSQIANIIVGIKPYQKGKGKPMQSESDVINKNFTAIYQVDESYIPCIIGKDFHRYKFLSEPEMYLSYGVWLAEPRQSAPFFEEKIIIRQTADSLICNLDLNKRINLNNVYNVGLLNKDFDLRYLLSLLNSKILNLYYQNISQEKGRLFAEVKKTYLSQLPIKKTPLESQQPFIAKADQMLSLNKELQEVNGKFQRNVKREFSLEKLSKKLEGWYKLPFSDYLTELKKLKVELTLSQKAELEDYFIKEQQIATALQSEITKTDAEIDQMVYELYGLTEEEIRIVEKD; translated from the coding sequence ATGCCGCTTTTCCAGAAAACGATCATCAACAAATATTTAAAGACTCAAAACACAAAAGAACTTCAGCAGAAATGGGAAGTTTTTCATCAGCATTTTCACAATCCTGTAATTCAGGAAAATATTAGAAATTCTAAAGAAGAACAGTATCAGGGAGAGTTTCTTATTGATCTTTTTGTGAATGTTTTAGGCTACATCAAAAACCCTGTGCCAGATTTTAATCTGACTACAGAATATAAAAACGTAAAAGACAGCAAAAAAGCTGACGGAGCTATTGTTATCAACAGTAAAGTAGCCGGGATCATTGAGCTGAAAGGAACTAATACAACAGATCTTTCTAAAATAGAAGACCAGGCTTTCGGATACAAAAACAATCAGAAAGACTGCAAATATGTGATCACTTCCAATTTTGAGAAACTCAGATTTTATATAGACAATGCCATCGAGCATTTAGAATTTAATCTTTTTGAGCTTACGCAGGAAGATTTTGAACTGCTCTATCTCTGCCTCGCTTTCCAGAATATTTCAGCAGATATTCCCGCGAAAATAAAGGAAGAGTCTCTCAGTCAGGAAGATGTGATTACTAAAAAGCTGTATAAAGACTATTCACTTTTCAAGCGCGAACTTTTTCAGAATCTGCTGGTGCTGAATCCTGAGATTGATCAGCTCGAGCTCTTTAAAAAATCTCAAAAACTGCTCGATCGTTTTCTATTCTTATTTTTCGGTGAAGACAGCGGTTTACTTCCACCCAACTCGGTGAGGATGATCCTTGAGCAATGGGACAAACTGCGTGATCTTGATGAATACGTTCCGCTTTACGACAGATTCAGGAAATATTTTACCTACCTGAATACCGGATTCAAAGGAAAACAATTTGATGTATTTGCCTACAACGGAGGATTATTTAAACCCGATGAAATTCTCGATACTATAAAAATTAACGATCAGATACTTTATACTCACACTTTAAAACTTGCAGAATACGATTTTGAAAGTGAAGTAGATGTGAATATTTTGGGTCACATTTTTGAAAATTCCCTTAACGAAATTGATGAAATTAAAGCTCAGCTTGCCGGCGAAGTCATTGATAAATCAAAAACCAAACGTAAGAAAGACGGCGTATTTTATACCCCGAAATACATTACAAAATACATTGTAGAAAATACCGTTGGGAAACTCTGCACAGAAAAGAAAGCTGAGATAAAAATTGTAGACGAAGAGTATTTTACGGATAAAAAACGACAGACAAAAACCAAAGAAGCACTTTTGCTGAAACTCAAAACGTACAGAGACTGGCTTCTTCAAATAACCATCATTGATCCTGCCTGTGGAAGCGGTGCTTTTCTGAATGAAGCCCTGAATTTCCTGATGGCAGAACACCAATATCTTGATGAGCTGGAAACCAAACTTCTGGGCGGCGGTTTTGTTTTCCCGAATATTGAAAACAGCATTCTGGAAAACAATCTTTTTGGCGTAGATCTCAATGAAGAATCGGTAGAGATTGCCAAGCTTTCGCTGTGGTTGCGCACTGCCCAGCCTTACCGAAAACTCAATGACCTGAACAACAACATCAAATGCGGAAACTCTCTGATAGACAACCCTGCAATTGCAGGTGACAAAGCCTTCAACTGGGAACAGGAATTCCCGCAGGTTTTTGTGAAAGGTGGTTTTGATGTGGTGATTGGGAATCCGCCGTATGGAGCATATCTTAATGATTTCGAAAAATTATACTTAGAAAGTACTTTCAGTGTTTTTGAATATCAAGTAAATACTTATGTCTTATTTTACGAACAAGGGATTAAAATTCTGAAACAAAATGGTTTATTAGGTTTTATCACTCCTGCAACTTTCCTTTCTCAATTTTATTTCAGAAAACTGCGAAATTTCCTCCAACAATTTTGCTTATTGTCCATCGCAAAATATTCTTACGAGGTATTTAATGACGCTGATATAGGAGATGCTGTTTCATGGATTATGAAAAAATCTTCAGAAAACATAAAAGTAGAAATATCTAACTTTAAAAATCTACATGAAGCTGTGGAAGCAAAAATAGATTTATTTGAAATCAACGATATCATAAATGAAGACAAAACATATAATATTAATTCAGGTTTACTTAATTTCAGTAAGTTTAAAAACGCAGAATTTGTTGATTTATCACAAATAGCGAACATAATTGTAGGTATTAAACCATATCAAAAAGGCAAAGGCAAACCTATGCAATCTGAAAGCGATGTGATAAATAAAAATTTTACAGCAATTTACCAAGTCGATGAATCATATATTCCCTGTATAATTGGAAAAGACTTCCACAGATATAAATTTTTAAGTGAACCAGAAATGTATTTAAGTTATGGTGTTTGGCTGGCAGAACCAAGACAATCAGCGCCATTTTTTGAGGAAAAGATTATCATTAGACAAACAGCTGATTCTCTCATATGTAACTTAGACTTAAATAAAAGAATAAATCTAAATAATGTTTATAATGTTGGACTGCTTAATAAAGATTTTGATCTTAGATATTTATTATCACTATTAAATAGCAAAATTTTGAATTTATACTATCAAAATATTTCTCAAGAAAAAGGAAGACTATTTGCTGAAGTAAAAAAAACTTATTTAAGTCAATTACCTATCAAAAAAACTCCTTTAGAATCCCAGCAACCTTTCATCGCAAAAGCCGACCAAATGCTTTCCCTCAATAAAGAATTGCAGGAAGTCAACGGGAAATTCCAACGAAATGTAAAACGTGAGTTTTCACTTGAAAAACTCAGCAAAAAACTGGAAGGCTGGTACAAATTACCGTTTTCAGATTACCTTACAGAACTTAAAAAACTAAAAGTGGAACTTACGCTTTCCCAAAAAGCAGAACTCGAAGATTATTTCATTAAAGAACAGCAAATAGCAACCGCCCTGCAATCTGAAATCACAAAAACCGATGCCGAAATCGATCAAATGGTGTATGAACTCTATGGTTTGACAGAAGAGGAAATCCGTATTGTAGAAAAGGATTAG
- a CDS encoding WG repeat-containing protein, producing MKKVFDVIFILLSLSLFSQSKSLKNNKTKHPTIKAPESNLIALKENVPLLIPQKKNDSYGYVNQKGKFIITPEYHIAMFFAEDCNLLNSTNPKAKKFGTSKYATVEKNNISYRIDQTGRKVYQYRNEDLGRCQTAFTKQLFHAYILNGLYGVIEDSKFSNPSDHSQFRIYPKYQYLHILESDDLLNPMIVASHKDKFGVIDVNNNIIIPFEYSDIKRNYSWKLGKMFEVTKDDINYYYIDTDNKSY from the coding sequence ATGAAGAAAGTTTTTGATGTTATTTTTATCCTTTTGTCTCTAAGTCTGTTTTCGCAGTCTAAAAGTTTAAAGAATAATAAAACAAAACATCCTACAATTAAGGCTCCTGAAAGTAATCTCATTGCTCTTAAAGAAAATGTTCCGCTGCTGATTCCTCAAAAAAAGAACGATAGCTACGGATATGTGAACCAGAAAGGCAAATTCATCATCACACCGGAATATCATATTGCCATGTTTTTTGCTGAAGACTGTAATCTTTTAAATTCTACTAATCCTAAAGCTAAAAAATTTGGTACGTCAAAATATGCTACCGTTGAAAAAAACAATATTTCTTACAGGATCGATCAAACCGGTCGGAAAGTCTATCAATACAGAAATGAAGATTTAGGAAGATGTCAGACAGCGTTTACAAAGCAGCTTTTCCACGCCTATATTTTAAACGGTTTGTACGGAGTAATTGAAGATTCAAAATTTAGCAACCCATCTGATCATTCACAGTTTAGAATTTATCCGAAATATCAATATTTACATATCTTGGAGAGCGATGATCTTCTCAATCCGATGATTGTGGCTTCTCACAAAGATAAATTTGGTGTCATTGATGTCAACAATAATATCATTATTCCTTTCGAATATTCCGATATAAAAAGGAATTACAGTTGGAAACTGGGAAAAATGTTCGAAGTTACCAAAGACGATATCAACTATTATTACATTGATACCGATAACAAGTCTTATTAA
- a CDS encoding TonB-dependent receptor yields MKGFIFLGLTASSLGLAQTQNTDSLKIREIEAVNFTKRLPVAKEIINVQKDLDTRNLGQDLPILLKNQTSIISTSDAGNGVGYTGFRIRGVAGRGINVMMNGVPFNDSESQGTFFVNVPDLTSSASQIVIQRGVGTSNNGVSAFGASINVISKDPEEKFYLKTDDSYGSFNTYKYSAEVGSGKFWKDRLSVMGRYTNIHSDGYIDRAFSDLNSYNFTALFEEGKTKLRLMAFGGKEKTYQAWNGVDRKTWETNPRFNPSGAIYDTNGDISGFYDNETDNYRQNHYQLLWEQGLNEKWNLETTLHYTKGRGYYENYKQGDPYARYALPDFNGEEYSDFIRKKWLNNDFYGIVSTLYGKFDNLDLNFGVVGNQYYGRHYGNVTDVFVPQIQEHEYYRNRSVKNEVAGFAKGLLKVNDFDFFLDLQLRNIDYDTEILVEGDGEGADLNKNWLFFNPKAGVNYKLGNGKVFISYAHAQREPNRDDLIANNDVKSEKLHDFEAGIEKQFGKVAFTANLYYMYYLNQLVLNGQISNIGEFIRTNSGKSYRRGIEVGALAKLSKQWEISGNVSVSQNRNLDFRIENETVVNQLGNTEISFSPNVIANLGLKFNPNKNFQFALMNQYVGKQYLDNTETQDLQLKDYLLTDFNAQYQFKVAKHDVALKLLVNNIFNQKYVNNGYVYDGPIYFSQAGTNFMFGISWKIQ; encoded by the coding sequence ATGAAAGGATTTATTTTTTTAGGACTTACCGCAAGTTCTCTGGGTTTAGCACAAACTCAGAACACAGATTCTCTGAAAATCAGAGAAATTGAAGCTGTCAACTTTACAAAACGACTTCCCGTCGCCAAAGAAATCATTAATGTACAAAAAGATCTCGACACCAGAAATCTTGGTCAGGATTTACCAATTCTCTTAAAAAATCAAACTTCCATTATCTCCACTTCTGACGCCGGAAACGGAGTAGGCTACACGGGTTTTAGAATTCGGGGAGTTGCCGGAAGAGGAATTAATGTCATGATGAATGGCGTTCCGTTTAACGATTCTGAAAGTCAGGGAACTTTTTTTGTCAATGTTCCGGATTTGACGAGTTCTGCATCGCAAATTGTTATCCAGAGAGGTGTCGGAACTTCAAACAATGGAGTTTCTGCTTTTGGAGCGAGTATTAATGTGATTTCAAAAGATCCGGAAGAGAAGTTTTATCTTAAAACAGATGACAGCTACGGATCATTCAATACCTACAAATACTCTGCTGAGGTTGGCTCGGGAAAATTCTGGAAAGACCGACTTTCTGTAATGGGACGATATACCAATATTCATTCAGACGGATATATCGACAGAGCTTTTTCAGATTTAAATTCTTACAATTTTACCGCTCTATTTGAAGAAGGAAAAACAAAACTTCGTCTGATGGCTTTTGGTGGAAAAGAAAAAACATATCAGGCCTGGAACGGTGTTGATAGAAAAACCTGGGAAACCAATCCAAGATTCAATCCTTCTGGAGCAATTTATGATACAAACGGAGATATTTCTGGATTTTACGATAATGAAACCGATAATTATAGACAAAATCATTATCAATTACTTTGGGAGCAAGGTCTTAATGAAAAATGGAATTTAGAAACCACTTTGCACTACACAAAAGGAAGAGGATATTACGAAAACTACAAGCAGGGAGATCCTTATGCAAGATACGCTCTGCCTGATTTCAACGGTGAAGAATATTCAGATTTTATCAGAAAAAAATGGCTGAATAATGATTTCTACGGGATTGTTTCAACGCTATACGGAAAGTTTGACAATCTTGATCTGAATTTCGGCGTTGTCGGAAATCAATATTACGGAAGACATTATGGAAATGTAACCGATGTTTTTGTTCCTCAGATTCAGGAGCATGAATATTACAGAAACCGTTCCGTGAAAAATGAAGTGGCTGGTTTTGCTAAGGGTTTGTTGAAAGTAAATGACTTTGATTTCTTCTTAGATCTACAATTAAGAAACATCGATTACGACACAGAAATATTAGTGGAAGGTGATGGCGAAGGTGCAGATTTAAATAAAAACTGGCTGTTTTTTAATCCAAAAGCGGGCGTAAATTATAAATTAGGCAACGGAAAAGTATTCATTTCTTACGCTCATGCGCAAAGAGAACCGAATCGGGATGATTTGATCGCAAATAATGACGTGAAATCTGAAAAGCTTCACGATTTTGAAGCTGGAATCGAAAAACAGTTCGGAAAAGTTGCGTTCACAGCCAATCTTTATTATATGTATTATCTTAATCAGTTGGTTTTAAACGGGCAGATCAGCAATATCGGAGAATTCATCAGAACCAATTCCGGGAAAAGCTACAGAAGAGGAATTGAGGTCGGAGCTTTGGCAAAACTTTCAAAACAATGGGAGATTTCGGGAAATGTAAGTGTAAGCCAAAACAGAAATCTTGATTTCAGAATTGAAAACGAAACGGTCGTTAATCAATTGGGAAATACAGAAATCTCTTTTTCACCCAACGTTATTGCCAACTTAGGATTGAAATTTAATCCTAATAAAAATTTCCAGTTTGCGCTGATGAATCAATATGTTGGGAAACAGTATTTAGACAACACGGAAACTCAGG